In one window of Plasmodium cynomolgi strain B DNA, chromosome 13, whole genome shotgun sequence DNA:
- a CDS encoding hypothetical protein (putative) → MCWTIKRRALTFFFLSYASFVYSDKTVNIGSVLAGGVSAGLSGGLASGVSSLSSSSASPGAPAASSLLHGAVGGGPNKQTCQSAGCSSYKNITHNDSGDCLNGFICKKCKKTHAKNPNICFYSSLQGYENLYEANLEDLTQTTPYDHFTVPLVKSSKGESNKKDVSNDRDEEAISSEGDESGSNRRGSSLQGGDDDEEKGKPQIRGKGDKAGGSPYTQGLEEEGEEEQEEEEEEEEGDGDSDAKDKRGGSKGGGNSSQGKNKAGSNFDADYETESFLQKSPDRVHSKVELHEVSEKEKEKIVYKRLKINLNKNEEYFKNKLSKCDVGGDGMATLYVKMLLQIVKDKNDVYVDVSRRSGSSHMSPGSDEKKEKEGENTNRRKNSEEEGEEDDEDAEDSDENEYTSMSKGPRGGGGYHYGSGTETDVDSDSDSDDEGPRGYAAVNKYAYVEVHGAGVSGAGANGAEVNSKEANSKEANTANPNAANPNGALSFYQVKEDLDGDSMGNYYKSRNGFFKTIFRRVFKKKGDSDDDSGVGDDDSDEEYQGKKKKKRWKFPWKKRRGKNKQLHGGDDDDDESEDESHSRRRPRGRRRRLFGRSSRDDEGNNDGNDDDEGNDDDEDADDEESRGSYGQSGAGKKKGKGNKKEKGTKGSRFDGTKSKMGSFFTKLKRKIIPEKQKLHIEAFFNSIIVKSCRNSLKWEGNMFRKQSLVEMTLKVPVKMKYIKREPLHFFRSGYEVILTCRNCDEVLFNSCVQVYCTKRASKTERAVQQHNGHVTGGTLGNAAAATVAAGAVTAGAVAAGAIAAGAGRGAFAQGTTPGSPYIYSENSSDFTPLLIYDYNGQYYPGSVNSEDDYYSSEGHVYVSYSVLLVTLMAVLLV, encoded by the exons ATGTGCTGGACCATAAAGAGGAGGGCCCTCacgttcttcttcctctcatACGCCAGCTTCGTATATTCAGACAAAACGGTTAACATAGGGAGTGTATTGGCGGGGGGGGTGAGCGCCGGGTTGAGTGGGGGGTTGGCTAGCGGAGTTAGCAGTCTGAGTAGCAGCTCCGCCAGCCCCGGCGCCCCTGCTGCAAGCAGTCTACTGCACGGGGCGGTGGGAGGGGGACCCAACAAGCAAACGTGTCAATCAGCCGGATGCTCGTCATACAAAAATATCACACATAACGATTCAGGAGATTGTCTAAATGGGTTCatctgtaaaaaatgtaaaaaaacaCACGCGAAGAACCCAAATATCTGCTTCTACTCCTCCCTCCAAGGATACGAAAACCTGTACGAAGCAAATTTAGAGGATTTGACACAAACGACACCATACGATCATTTCACTGTCCCATTGGTTAAGTCAAGCAAAGGTGAGAGCAACAAGAAGGACGTGTCAAATGACAGGGATGAGGAGGCCATCTCTAGTGAAGGTGACGAATCGGGGAGTAACAGGAGGGGAAGTTCCTTACAAGGAGGAGAtgacgatgaagaaaaagggaaaccaCAAATTCGTGGCAAGGGTGATAAAGCAGGAGGAAGTCCATACACGCAGGGGTTAGAAGAAGAGGGGGAagaggagcaggaggaggaggaagaagaagaagagggagaCGGAGACTCTGATGCGAAAGACAAACGTGGTGGAAGTAAAGGAGGAGGCAACTCCTCTCAGGGGAAGAACAAGGCAGGAAGCAATTTTGATGCAGATTATGAAACGGagtcatttttgcaaaaatcgCCTGACCGTGTTCATAGCAAAGTGGAGTTACACGAGGTG tccgagaaggaaaaggaaaagatcGTATACAAGCGACTCAAAATAAATctcaacaaaaatgaagaatattttaaaaacaaactgAGCAAATGTGACGTGGGTGGAGATGGAATGGCTActctttatgtaaaaatgcttcttcaaattgtgaAGGATAAAAACGATGTCTATGTAGATGTGAGTAGGAGGAGTGGCTCTTCGCATATGAGCCCAGGGTCGGatgaaaagaaggagaaagaaggggagaatacaaacaggagaaaaaattctgaggaggagggagaggaggatgatgaggatgCGGAGGACAGTGACGAGAATGAGTACACGAGCATGTCTAAGGgccccaggggggggggagggtacCATTACGGCTCAGGCACAGAAACGGACGTCGACAGCGACAGCGACAGTGATGACGAAGGCCCCAGGGGGTACGCGGCGGTGAATAAGTACGCCTATGTGGAGGTGCATGGTGCAGGGGTAAGCGGTGCAGGGGCAAACGGTGCAGAGGTAAACAGTAAAGAGGCAAACAGTAAAGAGGCAAACACCGCAAACCCAAACGCCGCAAACCCAAACGGAGCGCTGTCCTTCTACCAAGTGAAGGAGGACCTGGACGGAGACTCCATGGGGAATTACTACAAGTCCAGGAACGGATTTTTCAAAACGATTTTTAGaagagtttttaaaaaaaaaggagactcAGATGATGATTCAGGAGTAGGAGACGATGACAGTGATGAGGAGTACcagggaaagaagaagaaaaagaggtggAAATTTCCgtggaaaaaacgaagaggaaaaaataaacagctGCATGGTGGagacgatgatgacgatgagaGTGAGGATGAGTCACACAGCAGGAGACGtccaaggggaagaagacgGAGACTATTCGGTAGGTCCAGTCGAGACGACGAAGGTAACAATGATGGCAACGATGACGACGAAGGTAATGATGATGACGAAGACGCCGATGATGAAGAATCACGTGGAAGCTATGGTCAAAGCggggcaggaaaaaaaaaaggaaagggaaacaaaaaggagaaaggaaCCAAGGGAAGCAGATTCGATGGGACTAaatcaaaaatggggagtttCTTTACCAAattgaagaggaaaataatcccagaaaaacaaaaactacatatagaagcattttttaacaGCATCATCGTGAAATCATGCAGAAATTCACTCAAGTGGGAGGGGAATATGTTCCGAAAGCAATCTCTTGTCGAGATGACTCTCAAAGTTCCtgttaaaatgaaatacatCAAAAGGGAAcctctacattttttccgATCTGGTTACGAAGTTATTTTAACATGTCGTAATTGTGATGAGGTTCTGTTCAATTCGTGTGTTCAG gTCTACTGCACTAAGAGAGCGAGCAAAACGGAACGGGCGGTACAGCAGCACAACGGACATGTGACAGGAGGTACATTGGGGAacgctgctgctgctactgtTGCTGCGGGTGCAGTCACAGCGGGAGCAGTCGCAGCGGGTGCAATCGCAGCTGGAGCGGGCAGAGGAGCCTTCGCGCAGGGGACTACCCCTGGATCGCCATACATTTATTCGGAAAACTCCTCCGACTTCACCCCACTGTTGATATATGATTACAACGGTCAGTACTACCCCGGCAGTGTAAACTCAGAGGATGATTATTACAGTAGTGAAGGGCACGTGTACGTTAGCTACTCGGTCCTTCTCGTCACACTGATGGCTGTCCTACTTGTGTAG
- a CDS encoding GTPase (putative): MGVYKKNKTKQHNNFMGRSLMRNKLLQKEISDNILYSKIGNDEEKKVSKQISFLEKTPVDDYLDNQLVINSVQVSKVFIQKNEIKEIKRLRDRDKEKDYLEIQNILLPIPGRPFLLKHQDKVNIILHERENAPAKKKKRKNVKKISFLMSGKSLIPINVRSTKGEVTRRRKGRPARKAPNGEVGAEGKREVDEEAVAEGEKVDEGRGEEGAEEDTEEDAEEGAEEGAEEGAEEGAEEGVEEDAEEDAEEDAEKDAEEDSDAEVGEDPAAGEGEDPAAEAEAPRNLKYMRMYEALGEKYKRLNAQEVLNKESVQKYELEYFIEWRKLLSVVEEEEGYIITPYEKNIEYWRQLWRVIEKSHVLFYIIDARNPIFFYCQGLEYYIKKVDHRKEFYIILNKSDFLNYEERKEWAAFFEQRNLYHQNKVTVEDLPLPIEAYTNGMSSPGDTQAKKREEMSAGERPSVAAEGLSTPTEGSSTPTEGSSTPKERPPTPTEGSPSQKVMNLTPPVTHVDKKKEGEAEAAIDVGHGSLNYEEKKNDQTDILSTNEMVSLIQKIKNEKKGEYHDIEIGDYSSIPKFMVGFIGFPNVGKSSIINSLVGLKKVSVSRQPGKTKHFQTLTLNRHGFSLCDCPGLIFPSLVYSKYDLILNGVFSVDHYKGNLIDLVQILCNIIPQQLCEKYRIDKRLICEIQLDAQNGFEKRTHDYLDAAQFLSAFCTSRRYVSGGKGGLLNLNFATRLIIRDFITGKLLYNFMPSYLARNAHVYRSGASPGELLAASARVDLDHFSQDPPEPGEILTTKRKFRYMQKKLVRGKNDSHQCDEKDRVANVHVPFTTVIIIL, translated from the exons atgggagtttacaaaaaaaacaaaacgaagcagCATAACAACTTTATGGGGAGAAGCTTAATGCGTAACAAGTTGTTACAGAAGGAAATTTCGGACAACATTTTATACTCAAAGATAGGAAATgatgaggaaaagaaagtGAGCAAACAGATTTCCTTTCTGGAAAAAACCCCCGTTGACGATTATTTGGATAACCAGCTAGTCATTAACAGCGTTCAGGTGAGTAAAGTGTTTatacagaaaaatgaaataaaggaaataaaaaggttaaGAGATAGGGACAAGGAGAAAGATTATTTGGAGATTCAGAATATCCTTCTGCCCATCCCCGGCAGACCATTTCTTTTGAAGCACCAAGACAAGGTCAACATAATTCTCCACGAGAGGGAGAATGCGCcagcgaagaagaagaagaggaaaaacgtGAAGAAGATTAGCTTCCTGATGAGCGGCAAGAGCCTCATACCGATTAACGTGCGCAGCACGAAGGGGGAGGTGACGCGGAGGAGAAAAGGCCGGCCCGCGAGGAAGGCGCCGAACGGTGAGGTGGGCGCGGAGGGGAAGAGGGAGGTAGACGAGGAAGCAGTTgcagagggggaaaaggtAGACGAGGGGAGAGGGGAGGAAGGTGCGGAGGAAGATACGGAGGAAGATGCGGAGGAAGGTGCAGAGGAAGGTGCAGAGGAAGGTGCAGAGGAAGGTGCAGAGGAAGGTGTAGAGGAAGATGCGGAGGAAGATGCGGAGGAAGATGCGGAGAAAGACGCCGAGGAAGACTCCGATGCAGAGGTGGGGGAAGACCCCGCTgcaggggagggggaagacCCCGCTGCAGAGGCGGAAGCCCCGCGGAACCTCAAATACATGCGCATGTACGAGGCACTCGGGGAGAAGTACAAGCGACTGAACGCACAGGAGGTCCTCAACAAGGAGAGCGTGCAGAAATACGAACTGGAGTATTTCATCGAGTGGAGGAAGTTGCTGAGTGTCgtcgaagaggaggaagggtACATAATCACACcgtacgaaaaaaacatcgaGTATTGGAGACAGTTATGGAGAGTGATCGAGAAAAGTCACGTCCTTTTCTACATCATCGATGCCAGAAACCCAATCTTTTTCTACTGCCAGGGGTTAGAGTATTACATTAAAAAGGTAGACCACAGGAAAGAGTTTTACATTATCCTAAATAAGTCTGACTTTTTAAACTatgaggaaaggaaagaatgGGCAGCCTTTTTTGAGCAAAGGAat TTGTATCACCAGAATAAGGTTACCGTTGAGGACCTGCCCCTCCCGATAGAGGCGTACACCAATGGGATGTCCTCTCCGGGGGACACACAAGCAAAGAAGAGGGAGGAAATGTCGGCGGGGGAGCGCCCGTCCGTGGCAGCGGAAGGGCTGTCCACTCCAACGGAAGGATCGTCCACCCCAACGGAAGGGTCGTCCACTCCAAAGGAACGGCCGCCCACCCCAACGGAAGGGTCGCCCTCCCAGAAGGTGATGAACCTGACCCCCCCAGTAACCCACGtggacaagaaaaaggaaggcgAAGCCGAAGCCGCCATCGATGTGGGGCACGGAAGTCTCAACtatgaggaaaagaaaaatgatcaAACGGACATATTAAGCACAAACGAAATGGTGAGtttaattcaaaaaataaaaaatgaaaaaaaaggagagtacCACGACATAGAAATAGGAGACTACAGTAGTATCCCAAAATTTATGGTAGGATTTATTGGATTTCCCAATGTGGGAAAAAGCTCTATTATCAATTCGCTAGTTGGGTTAAAGAAGGTGAGTGTAAGTAGACAGCcaggaaaaacgaaacacTTTCAAACACTTACGTTAAATCGTCATGGGTTCTCCCTTTGTGATTGTCCAGGATTGATTTTTCCATCTCTAGTGTATAGTAAATATGACTTAATTTTAAATGGAGTTTTTTCTGTGGATCACTATAAAGGAAATTTAATCGACCTTGTCCAAATTTTGTGTAATATTATTCCTCAGCAGTTGTGTGAGAAGTATAGAATTGATAAAAGGCTCATTTGTGAGATTCAGTTagatgcacaaaatgggttcGAGAAAAGAACCCATGATTATTTAGATGCAGCTCAATTTTTAAGTGCTTTTTGTACTTCTAGAAGGTATGTCTCCGGGGGGAAAGGAGGACTTCTCAATCTTAACTTTGCCACGAGACTTATCATTCGGGACTTCATCACAGGGAAACTCCTTTACAACTTCATGCCGTCTTACCTCGCTCGCAATGCGCACGTCTACCGGTCGGGCGCGTCCCCCGGAGAGCTGCTCGCGGCCTCCGCAAGGGTGGACCTAGATCACTTCTCGCAG GACCCCCCCGAGCCCGGGGAAATCCTAACCACAAAGAGGAAGTTCCGTTACATGCAGAAGAAGCTAGTCAGGGGGAAGAAC GACAGCCATCAGTGTGACGAGAAGGACCGAGTAGCTAACGTACACGTGCCCTTCACTACTGTAATAATCATCCTCTGA
- a CDS encoding hypothetical protein (putative), which yields MGYAHNNKRRNKNLSGSDVGHYLKGKGPHKNCKENKPVELYDKNVPYGGMFHAHNNVLLGGQGTGNFFRRTDRRTNNTYNYGREDGARGTVGEVTYVFYEPLRYPAFKMADRRSGGGAAKNGYVEKDAANGGAQKNAANGGAQKDAANGDAQKDAANGDAQKDAAKRNRRETSEEDKGVPPVGAPNGESCGGAEEASMTTTNLTHVGKTKKAGECNSGGLHHGANGEVVVVKKQRSRDKQGTKNQKSRDKQGMKSQRSRDKQGTKSQRSRDKQGTKSQRSRDKQGTKSQRSRDKQGTKKQIGRNPNEITNEVKFILHMTILTLYKDQIKPTYKQIKERLGTFHQNMELQNNFLEICLSLQNEYLVVKSKRNNIFVLLRETPKWFSGWIKTRSLSHLAVQFAKHLCRKGHLFFQSSDTLEGALGLFGQDSTSRGSFGQDNTSHGSFAYDSFQHGAIARCSALHGEPAGSSRGLFTFNLLHDSFSYFSHVNDTVVRLVDSSLVGLYQSILGEEENKAASSGGRSGEAASSETRSSEAASSGTRSSGTRITDSPIASEPPWELDSDIYKAAEGLKKRDLPFFSDYSVGRIAHIVQLGLYGGLLHEEGQVIKPACCCRGVAASVWGGAGVGTRVGTTVGAGVGGKMGRKINSQINSEVGGEVESPPREETGGGESEEASFTRNFKRHMEGEDANAVCSDADPVCSDADPVCSDASLPRRDAHLSFQNGGGSSKAGKYEGVVPLVPTAEDAKVKIDQLLKGSRKKIIYFCSFKDKFFKNFEQVLCPVQFGCRSLIEFLFFHCQEVCKLFLLNRNVILVHPSFDEQSVKDLVREAKEEEEDGDGDEDENVIEEFNYAEYVSNVTYTQKNSQTQQGSLQVCTVLKDLGKKKDNFFITFSFWKCVTGKGKAPTW from the exons atgggatacGCACATAAcaacaaaagaagaaacaaaaacctGAGCGGTTCTGATGTTGGCcattatttaaaaggaaagggtCCCCACAAGAAttgcaaagaaaataaacCAGTCGAActgtatgataaaaatgtacctTATGGCGGGATGTTCCACGCACATAACAATGTGCTGCTTGGAGGACAAGGCACGGGGAATTTTTTCCGAAGGACAGACAGGAGGACAAACAATACTTACAATTATGGTAGAGAGGATGGCGCAAGGGGGACTGTTGGAGAGGTTACTTACGTCTTTTACGAGCCACTCAGATATCCCGCCTTTAAGATGGCGGATAGGCGCAGTGGGGGAGGCGCcgcaaaaaatggctatGTAGAGAAAGACGCCGCAAATGGAGGGGCGCAGAAAAACGCCGCAAATGGTGGTGCGCAGAAAGACGCCGCAAATGGCGATGCGCAGAAAGACGCCGCAAATGGCGATGCGCAGAAAGACGCTGCAAAAAGGAACCGACGTGAGACATCCGAGGAGGATAAAGGAGTACCCCCCGTGGGAGCCCCAAATGGAGAGAGCTGTGGAGGAGCTGAGGAGGCGAGTATGACCACTACGAACTTAACCCATGtggggaagacgaagaaggcAGGGGAATGCAACTCGGGGGGGCTCCACCACGGGGCGAACGGCGAAGTGGTGGtggtgaagaagcagaggagTAGGGACAAGCAGGGGACGAAGAATCAGAAGAGTAGGGACAAGCAGGGGATGAAGAGTCAAAGGAGTAGAGACAAGCAGGGGACGAAGAGTCAGAGGAGTAGAGACAAGCAAGGGACGAAGAGTCAGAGGAGTAGAGACAAGCAGGGGACGAAGAGTCAGAGGAGTAGAGACAAGCAAGGGACGAAGAAACAAA TAGGTAGAAATCCAAACGAAATTACAAACGAagtgaaatttattttacacaTGACGATATTAACTCTTTACAAGGACCAAATCAAACCTACatacaaacaaattaaagAGAGACTAGGGACGTTCCATCAGAATAtggaattacaaaataattttttggaaatatgCTTGTCTTTGCAAAATGAGTACCTTGTTGTAAAGTCAAAGAGGAATAATATCTTTGTTCTGTTGAGGGAGACTCCCAAATGGTTTAGTGGCTGGATCAAGACTCGAAGCCTT AGTCATCTCGCTGTGCAGTTTGCCAAGCATTTGTGCAGGAAGGGGCacttatttttccaaagttCGGACACGCTGGAGGGGGCACTCGGTTTATTTGGACAGGACAGTACCTCGCGTGGTTCGTTTGGACAGGACAATACCTCGCATGGCTCGTTTGCATATGACTCGTTTCAACATGGCGCGATTGCACGGTGTAGTGCCCTACATGGTGAACCTGCTGGCAGCTCCAGGGGACTCTTCACTTTCAACCTCCTCCACGACAGCTTCTCCTACTTCTCGCACGTAAATGACACTGTCGTGCGGCTGGTCGATAGCTCGCTCGTCGGTCTGTATCAGTCCATTTTGGGCGAAGAGGAGAACAAGGCGGCGAGCagtggggggagaagcggtgaGGCGGCAAGCAGTGAGACACGGAGCAGTGAAGCGGCGAGCAGTGGGACGCGGAGCAGTGGGACGAGAATCACCGATTCACCAATCGCATCGGAACCCCCCTGGGAACTAGACAGTGACATATACAAAGCGGCCGAGGGACTGAAAAAGAGAgatctcccttttttcagcGACTACTCTGTAGGAAGAATAGCACATATAGTTCAGCTCGGCCTGTACGGTGGGCTGCTGCACGAGGAGGGTCAGGTGATCAAGCCGGCCTGCTGCTGCAGGGGCGTGGCCGCGTCGGTTTGGGGGGGCGCAGGGGTTGGCACGAGAGTTGGCACAACAGTTGGCGCAGGAGTTGGCGGCAAAATGGGCAGGAAAATTAACAGCCAAATTAACAGCGAAGTGGGCGGCGAAGTGGAGAGCCCCCCGAGGGAAGAGACAGGCGGGGGAGAGAGCGAGGAGGCGTCCTTTACACGAAACTTCAAAAGGCACATGGAAGGGGAGGACGCTAACGCGGTTTGTAGTGACGCTGACCCGGTTTGTAGTGACGCTGACCCGGTTTGTAGTGACGCGTCTTTACCCCGCCGGGATGCTCATTTGTCGTTTCAAAACGGAGGAGGCAGTTCCAAAGCGGGAAAGTACGAAGGAGTCGTCCCCCTAGTGCCAACCGCCGAGGATGCTAAAGTGAAAATCGATCAGCTCCTAAAaggaagtagaaaaaaaatcatatatttCTGCTCATTTaaggataaattttttaaaaatttcgaacAAGTTTTATGTCCTGTCCAATTCGGCTGTCGAAGTTTAATtgagtttctttttttccactgccAAGAAGTGTGCAAGCTGTTCCTCCTAAATAGAAACGTCATTTTAGTACACCCCAGTTTTGATGAGCAATCTGTAAAGGACCTTGTGAGAGAggcgaaggaggaggaggaggatggaGATGGGGATGAGGATGAAAACGTGATTGAAGAGTTTAATTACGCAGAATACGTCTCCAACGTGACGTATACTCAGAAGAACAGTCAGACCCAACAGGGGAGCCTTCAAGTCTGCACCGTGTTGAAGGAcctggggaagaagaaggacaatttttttattaccttttccttttggaaATGTGTGACGGGAAAGGGGAAGGCGCCCAcgtggtga
- a CDS encoding mitogen-activated protein kinase 1 (putative), translating into MKKEGQQSKDEQVDESVLKKYDIVRKIGKGAYGIVYKARCKRNRKIVAVKKIFGAFQNATDAQRTFREIMFLYQLNGHDNIITLMDVIKAKNDNDIYLVFDYMETDLHEVIKADLLEEIHKRYIIYQLLRALKYIHSGMLLHRDIKPSNILLNSECHIKVGDFGLARSISTELNENKIPVLTDYVATRWYRAPEILLGSTNYTEGVDMWSLGCIMAELLLGRPLFRGNSTMNQLEKIIQVIGKPTKKDIEDIKSPFTDTIISSFVDIKRKNFSEIFSKASVEALDLLKQLLQFNPTKRITAENALRHKYVEQFHSIIEEPVCSHIITIPVDDSTKYRVSFYRNIVYYDIMRRKKYHPGGRSFEGGGKAGSEAAISEAAISEAALGEAATGEAATGEEDQQRETLPPPASTSKGKLQSSAAPTREENATRITSHSGKCAPKIRSTQSIHNGRSGRSGRSGKNGDAGPTTETIHNNKPAKRQPKKIGKRECPEERHNGNASGHPNEKHYYEIAGEDRTGRGLDGYQRKEVRSAKVESRESRPKASNGDAAGKLHKWSSERGKAVATAASVMWGRRNDDKGGYTGERRVDGKTASVIRGERMDGRVDGRVDGRVDRRADKLVRSHLVSAADVEAVKADPPRMQPVAPQKRETVKWRKRGGDAGATAKRVDFCGAHCHDVTATAEKKNLKK; encoded by the exons atgaagaaggaaggaCAGCAAAGCAAAGACGAGCAGGTAGACGAAAGCGTACTGAAGAAATATGACATCGTgagaaaaataggaaaaggaGCATACGGAATAGTATACAAGGCCAGGTGtaaaaggaacagaaaaattgtggcagtgaaaaaaatttttggtgCGTTCCAAAACGCTACAGATGCACAAAGGACATTTCGAGAGATCATGTTTCTGTATCAACTGAATGGACATGACAATATCATCACACTGATGGATGTGATCAAGGCAAAGAATGATAACGATATATATTTGGTTTTCGATTATATGGAGACAGACTTACACGAAGTGATAAAAGCTGATCTGTTGGAAGAAATTCACAAAAGGTATATCATTTATCAGTTATTGAGAGCACTTAAGTATATTCACTCAGGGATGTTACTCCATCGTGATATCAAACCTTCAAATATCCTACTCAATTCCGAATGTCATATCAAGGTGGGAGACTTCGGATTGGCGAGAAGCATATCTACAGAGCTAAATGAGAATAAAATTCCCGTACTAACTGATTATGTCGCTACGAGATGGTATAGAGCTCCAGAAATTTTGTTGGGAAGTACCAACTACACGGAAGGAGTAGATATGTGGTCTCTTGGATGTATCATGGCAGAGCTTCTACTAGGGAGACCTCTATTTAGGGGTAACTCCACGATGAACCAGttggagaaaattattcaagTTATTGGAAAaccaacaaaaaaggatataGAAGATATTAAGTCTCCCTTTACAGATACGattatttcctcctttgttgatattaagagaaaaaatttttctgagATTTTTTCGAAAGCTTCTGTGGAGGCACTTGACCTTCTAAAGCAACTTTTGCAATTCAATCCAACTAAGCGGATCACTGCAGAGAATGCACTGAGGCACAAGTACGTCGAGCAGTTCCATTCCATTATTGAGGAACCTGTGTGTAGCCATATCATTACTATCCCCGTGGATGACAGCACCAAGTACCGAGTCAGCTTCTACAGGAATATTGTTTACTACGACATCAtgcggaggaagaagtacCACCCTGGTGGGCGCAGCTTTGAGGGGGGCGGAAAAGCGGGCAGTGAGGCGGCCATCAGTGAGGCGGCCATCAGTGAGGCGGCCCTTGGTGAGGCTGCTACCGGTGAGGCGGCCACCGGTGAGGAGGACCAACAAAGGGagaccctccccccccctgcgagCACCAGCAAGGGGAAGCTACAGTCAAGCGCAGCACCCACGAGGGAGGAAAATGCGACGAGGATCACCTCACACAGCGGAAAATGCGCCCCCAAAATTAGGAGCACGCAAAGTATACACAACGGGAGAAGTGGCAGGAGTGGTAgaagtggcaaaaatggagacgCAGGCCCCACCACAGAGACCATCCACAACAACAAACCGGCGAAGCGTCAGCCTAAGAAGATCGGAAAAAGAGAGTGCCCCGAGGAGAGGCACAACGGAAATGCAAGCGGGCATCCGAATGAGAAACATTATTACGAGATCGCTGGTGAGGACAGAACGGGTAGGGGACTCGACGGTTATCAACGCAAAGAGGTGAGAAGCGCGAAAGTGGAGAGTAGGGAAAGTAGGCCCAAGGCGTCTAATGGAGACGCGGCGGGGAAGCTCCACAAATGGTCCAGTGAGAGGGGTAAAGCGGTCGCCACAGCGGCTTCCGTCATGTGGGGCAGAAGGAACGATGATAAGGGGGGGTATACAGGGGAGAGGAGGGTCGACGGGAAAACTGCGAGCGTAATTAGGGGAGAGCGCATGGACGGGCGCGTGGACGGTCGCGTGGACGGTCGCGTTGACCGGCGGGCGGACAAACTGGTGAGAAGCCACCTGGTGAGCGCGGCCGACGTGGAGGCGGTAAAGGCGGACCCCCCCAGAATGCAGCCCGTTGCGCCCCAGAAAAGGGAAACGGTCAAGTGGAGGAAGCGAGGGGGTGACGCGGGTGCAACGGCGAAACGTGTTGACTTTTGCGGGGCCCACTGCCACGACGTCACAG CAACTGcagaaaagaagaatttaaaaaagtga